The genomic stretch GGGGATTGTGAGCAGGCCCCTCTCTGCAGGAACCACTGGAGCAACCTCAGTCTTCTGGTGCTGGTGTGCAAACCAGGGGGAGCACAGGGACTGCCACACCGTGgccaggggcagctgcaggcTGCAGTGTAAGGCACACGGCTGATGGGACCTGCGTGGCCAGGGCTTGCCGGGAAACTGCCAgctctccccctcccatccGGGGCTTCCCTTGTCCCGCTGTCTGCATCCCATTCTCCCCCAGACTCTCTGCCACATTCTCTGTTCCTTGCAGCAAGGCTTCCCACCACCCTCCTGCTGCCGGACCCCACTGCTGGTCTGGCGGCAGCAGCCCCTCCTCTCCATCGGCACTGCCAAAATGACACTGCTGGCCACCATCATCCCTGACAGCAGCACATGAGGTCCATGGACTCATCCTGGTGCGTCCCGGCTCCTCTTCAGCCGCCCTGTACCGTGCCCCATGGAATGTTCCTCTGGCTCCCCGGCCCCTCATGGCCGTGGCCAAGCCACCAGTTACTGTGGCCCTGGTGGCTGGCCACCCTGGTAAGAGCGGAGTAAGACCTTGTGCTTTGTGACAGCTTCGCCGCGGCGCCGCTGGTGATCCACCAGGAATTCCTTGAGGCGATTGGTGGTGAAAGTCAGGGTCTGGCGGCGCAGCTTCATCAGGTAGGCGTCCTGGAGCCAGGCATTGGCGAAGCAGTCCTTCACCGTGGGGCGGCTCCTGGGGCAGAGCCAGCTCTGTATCAGGGACTGCCCTGGGGGTGCCCACTGCTGCTCcaccccccaaacccagccaccACCCCTGCCCTGCAAGATGCTGGGGATCTCAGCCTTCTCCAAGAGCAGGGCTCTGGACTCAGGAGATGCCAGACCTCTCCAGAAGCAGGAATGGACTCCAGGTTCCCACTGATGGTATCTGGAGGGGTCCCATGTGGCAGGAAGCTGGCTCAGTCATAGGCACAGTCTGGGGCCATGTGTCCTCCCTGACTGGGTTGGGCACTCACCAGGGGTGGACAGTGAGGACCTTCCGGATGAAGAGGGCAGCAGTCTGCGAGACGTTGGGGTACAGCTTGAAGGCATCAAAGCGCCCTGCCAGGATGCGGTTCTCCGTCTCGATGGGGTCCAGTTCGAAGAATGGTGACCGCCCACTGAGCCTGTGGTGGAGGGGGTGGATGGGCtgaggggacagcagtgggAGGGCACTGCTGTCCGccttcccacccatccctggTTTGAACAGCCGCAGCTGCCCAGGGTGTTTTCATCCTCATGtccagctgggaagggtctgCCAGGCTACAGCATCCCTCAGCCCACCATCAATTTGGTGTTCTCCATGGCACTGAGCCCTGAGTGGGGCTGACAACACTTCAAGGTTCTCATCCCCCGACCCCTTCTCTTACATGATGTAGGTGAGGACGCCAACGCCCCAGACATCTGCTGCGGAGCCCACTGGGTCCCCCTTCACCACCTCtggtgctgtgggcaggggagCAGGTCTGTCATATACACAGAGACACCAGCCCCAGCATCTGCTGTagccccagcacccacagcatcCACAGCATCCATAGTtgccccagcacccacagaAGTCCCAGatccccagcatccccagcacccccagcatcCACAGTATCCCCAACACCCATAGCAGCCAAGCACCCACAGCACTTCACTATTGCACCCTCCAGCACCCCTCCCTGACATTGCAGCACCCTGACAGAGCCCAGCACGTCCAAAGATACCCCATCTGCCCCACAACACCCAAACTCTCCCACTTACCCCAGTGATGCTATAGAAATTCTCAGCAgacacccccagcaccccaaaggCCTCCCACCTTCCCCAAGAACACCGTTCCTCTCCATTCCCAAGCCCCCCAGAGCATAGACATACATGCACACCTTTAGGGACTAAGCATTCCCCAgttctgtccctgtccccttccccaTGCCACTGCACCCCTGATGCCCCACTCACACATGTACTCCAGGGTGCCGGCACGCCGTCCCAGCTGCCTCAACACAAGGGGGTTGTAGGTCTGGGCACTGCCAAAATCGATGATCTTGAGGGCATTTGTGCCTGAGACGATGATGTTGTCTGGCTTGATGTCGAGGTGCACAATGCGGCGGCCATGCAGGTACTCAAggccctgcaggagctgaagtACGTAGCTCACCACGTCATCCTCCGAGTAGCGAAACCTGGGGGCAAGTGGCATCAGCAGGCAGCCCCATACCAGCAACTGTCCCCAGTGGCCCTGTGCCCGCCTGTACCTGTCCACAATACTGTAGAGAATCTCCTTGCCAGCACAGTTCTCGCAGATGAGCACCAGGTAGCGGGGGGTGATGTATGCCTCATGCAGGGCCATGATGCGCTCATGGTGCAGCGCCTTGAGGATCTCATACTCCTGCAGCACACTCTGCTTCCGTTCTGCCTCGTAGGGCACAATCTTGGCCATGAAGTGCTTCCCTGTGGCATTCTCCTTGCACAGCCGGATCACCCCAAAACGGCCTCTGCGGCATAGGGCAGGATTCAGCATCCCTGGTGCGGGGTGCTGCAAGAACACCCCTGGCAAAGCATCTTGTCCCACCGCTACTCACCTTGCTTTCTCATCCAAGAAGGTATATGGCTTCTGGGGGACACCTTGTCGCAGTGCTGTGCTGTCTTTTCCCCCTCGGACCTCACTGGCAGCTGGGGGCTCTTTGGAGGATGGGGGAGTGGTGGTGGGTTCCAGCACAGGGGGTGATGTGGGGGGCATGGAGATAAAGGAGGTGACCATGTAGGGAGGCATCTTCCGTGCAGGTGTGGTGTTTGGGGTGGGGGCTGAGCTAGGCGTGGTTGACACTGGGGAAATGGTGGGGGACTTAGAAGGAGACAgagcctggggcaggggagaagTGTCCATGGGGGGCATAGGGGAGCCATGAGTGGGGGTGTCTGTGTGAGGAGAGGCAACAGTCTGAGGGGGGGTGAACATCAGCTCAGGGGGCATGTAGACAGTGATGTTGGGTGGAAGCTCAGGATCTGGTGGCATGCCCTCTTCATGGGGTGCAGGGGGTGGAAGGACCCCTGGGAGGGCACCCTCCtgttctgctccagctgccttctGTACCACTCCCTTGTGCTTGCGTGGCGGTGTTGTGGGAGGGGCCCCTGTGGCCACTGGTTCCAGCTGCTCCTCGGCTGTCTGGGTTGACCGGCTGGAGGCCACCTTCTCAGGAATGGGGACAGCAACATCCTTGGCTGGGGCAGCTCGGGCatctgcagggagcaaagagagGTGTGAGCCAGGTGGGGGTAAGTTAGGAGTGGAGTCTAAGTGGCACCTCATTTCCCAAAGCCCTGGGGGGAAGATGCCCTGCGACTCAAGGATCCCCAAAGCACCCAAGAGGCCACAGGTGGCCCCATGGCTGCCCCACGCCCATGGGAAAGGGCTTGCTCACCTGCTGCCTCAAGATGCACCTTTACTGAGGGGTTGCTGTAGGGTCCCTGGCCAGCCTTGTTGACACAGGCCACACGAAACTTGGCAGTGCTCCCAGGAGGTAGCTCAGTCACATTGAAGTAACAGTCAGCGATGCCAGTGCTGACAATCTTCCACTCATGCTcccctgccagagcagaagtAAGGTAAGGCGAGGGCAGACCAGGGACAGGGGAAGCCCACTCCCCTGTCCTTGATTCTGCCAAGCCACAGGGGACAGCCAGGACATTGGCACTTTTGTCCTGGCTAGGTGTCCCTCTGTGAGCCCATATTCCTGGCTGTGGCTCCCAGGCGATGTGAGGCAGCACCACATACCATCCAGTCTGCGCTCCAGTGTGTAGGTGCAGGGGGCTTTGCTCTCAGCAGGCTTCCACAGCACCAGCACCGTGTTCTTGTACTTCTGGGGGATCTCCGGGGTGCCTGGCCGCCCAGGGAGCCCTGCAAGGGTACAGACAGGGTGGGCTGGGTGTCCAGccaggggcagggcagagctgctgcaatgAGAGGGCATAACAACACATGGGCTCAGAGATGCTGGAAATGCTCATGCAAAACCAGCCTGTCCTCTTTCAAAAGCCCCAGTCTCTTGCAGATGTAGAGAGCAGTACTCCAGTGACCTGCACCAACTCGTCCCCAGCCATGTGCCCAACTTGTGCTCTTTCTGTCTCCTGAGGTCTCCCCAGCCTCCTTACGTGCCACAGCCAGCGTGCAGGAGCTGATGGCTGTGCCCAGGATGTTGGCGGCTGCACACTCGTACAGCCCTGCATCCTTCCTGGAGACCTTGGCGATGGTGAGCATCTGACGTCCATCCTTGCAGGAGACGACGTTCAGCCCACTGTCCGGCTGCAGGGACCTCTTGTCTGTcgggagagcagaggagagggatgATACAGTGCCCTGCCAGAGCCCACCCACTGAGGCAGTGCAAGCAGCCCCCCACCTTTCATCCAGAGGATCCGTGGGGCTGGGCTGCCAGCAGGAAGGCAACAGAGGGTCAGCGCCTcgccctccagcagcacctggtcCTTCAGCTTGATGTGGAAAATAGGGGGGAAATCTGGAAAGCAGCGTGGGGGATTAGGCTGCGGTGGGGATACACACCGCACCGACCATCCCGTCCTGCGGCTGCACTTACCCGATTCACTGGGTGTGTGTGGCCGGCCGGCGGCGAGTCCCTCCTCCTGCAGAAGGCTGGAGGGGATGCTGGGCTGTGAGGCCATCTTCTCCTTCTTGCCCCGGGAGAGCCCCCAGCGCTCCCAGCGGGACCTTTTCTGGCTGTCACCCCCACCTGTAGGCACCCAGGGCAGCTGAGAGCGGGGCCAGGCCATGGCGGCCACGCCTGTCGTGCCCACAGCGACTGGGCCATGGGTTGCCAGCAGGAATCCCCCGCAGGATCCCCCCCTCATCGCTCACCTTTGACGGAGGCAGAGGAGCCTGTGCTGACCTCGGAGCGCAGGGACTCAGAggagggggcgggggcgggggcgggcccTGGTCGCAAGCTCTCACCCTCGGAGCTGGTGCGACGGAGTTCCCGGGGTCCCTCGCCGTCCGGCCGCTCATCCGACACGCTGCGTAGCCGCGCCGAGACCCGCTCCATTGTGGCACTGATTTTCCTCCGCACGGCCACCGCCGGTGACTCGCTCTCCCCACCACCCCCCGGCTCTGACTTGAGGCTCTCTGAGTCTCTCCGCTCCCTGGAGCTGGCCAGAGCCATGCTCCAGGAGAAGCGGCGTCCACCAGATGGGGTCTCACTGCCTCCGTCCTCCCCCATGCTCTTCTTCCTCTCAGCAGGCGGGGTCCGCTTGAGGAGTATGGACATCCTCCGGAAGAAGCCCCCATCCTTCTCCACCTCATGCAGGTCCTGCACTGACTTGGACTTGGCTGCCAGCCCGGTGGGCCGGTCCTTGCGCAGCTCCAGGGGCACGCCGGCTGGTGTAGGACGGTAGATGCCCTCGTCAGAGACTGGGGGGCCAGCCAGGTGCCGATCCTCGGAGCGGGAGCGGGTGAGGAGCTTCAGCCCCCGGGTGAGGGATGATTCACGGCCCCGCTTGAACTTGGCCTCAAAGACCTCCTCCGAATCGATGTCCTGGATGAccagggagctggaggagccgGTGGGCTTCACCTCCCTTCTTGATGCTGGTGCTGGTGTAGGGGGCTTTGCAGGGCTGGCTGGTGGTGTCTCCTTGACATTTGGTGGGGGCTCATTGGTGGTTGGTGGGGGCTCCTCGGTGGCTGGCTCCCCACCTGGCATGGCTCCCATGGCTTGCATCATCTTGGCATAGGAAGACTTTATGTGGGTTTGGGGGCCAAGGGTTGTGGGCTGTGGTGGGGTGGGAGCTCCTGTCCtggcagccccctccccactgGGTCCAGCAGCCTTGGTGGGTGTCTTCTCTTCCTGTCCCCTGTCCATGGGCTTCTTCCCTGTGGTGGTGGCAGCCTTGCTGGACCCAGGCGGGCCACGTTCCTCAGGGATACGCCTCCTCCCTGAGGCAGCCTTTGCAGGGGGGGCCTGGGGAACAGTGATATCTGCTGGAGAGGGTGTTGGTGTGCTTGGGGTGTCTGGTGGCACTGTGGGCCGAGCATCAgagagggcagagagagagggggacTCCTTGAGCCGTTGGGCCTCCAGGCAGGCCACTGGGATCTCCAGGGGTGCACCAGAGCGTCGATGCCGGACGACAGGCTCAGCGTCCCCatggctgaaggagctgctctTCTGCAGCCGGCACTCAGTGGGGAGGAGGCGCGGTGAGGTGGCTTCACTGGAGGCTGCCCGCACCAGCCGCGGCACCGCTGGTGCCTCCAGCCAGGCCGACCGTGAGACTTTCTTGTCGGGACTGACCCCAAGGGTCTCCAGGAGGGGACCCCGCAGGCCGCTGACCTtgctgtccccagagctgccccGCAGCAGCCGCTGGCGCATCAGCTCCAGGCGCTGGGCATGATCGTCCTCCCCCCAGGCCACCTTCCGCCTTGGCAGCTCCATGGAGGCTGCCTTGGCCAGGGCCCGGCGGGGGTCCCGGACCACCTCAGCCCCCTCCTCAGTCCTCGAGAGCTGTTGGAGCAGCAGGGCGCTGTCAGCAGAGCCACCCCTCTTCAGCTCTCCTCGACGGGCACTCCCTGGGGACTCCAGGCTGGAACCCTTCCTCATGGCTTTGCGAGGATACTCTGGCCGCTTCTGGGCTTCAGGGGCTTCCTCATCAGAGGAGCCAGGTGCCTCCACCTCTGCGCATGGTCGCCGTGGCCCAGCACCCCTTGGGCGCTtccccagggccacccctggcttccctgtgccctggctctgccactCCATGGCCAAGACATCCCCCTCCGGCTGCAGCCTTTCGGATGTCCCAATGGTCTCATCATCTGTGGGGATCTCATTGAGTGACATGCGAGAGCCAGAGAACTCCACCTGGTGAGGCATGGGGATGAAGGGCAGCTCATCCAGGTCATCTGAGTCCGAGGAGGATGACAGTGCTGGTGACTCCTTGAGGTGCCGGGGCACAGCGATGGAAAGGTGGTTGGACGTGTCCTCCAGTAGCTCTGGGATTGGCCGCAGCACCATGTTGCACTTGTAGCTGATCTGTGAGCGCTGCAGCCGGCAGAGAGGGCTGGATCAGGCCCAGGTGCATGGCATGGCATCATCCTGCCATTACACATCCCCCCATCCTGCCCAAGACACAATCCCAcctgccctctccctccccagcccctgccttcACCTGCCATTTCCGACGGGAGATGAAGAGCTTGAGGTGGTCAGTGCTGATGACCTTCCCTTTGGCCAGCGTCTGTGGGGTGAGGGGACAGTGGTGTCCCTGGGAGCCTGCAGCAGGCTCAGGGAACCCCGTGGCCTCTTGGTGTTGGGTCCATGCCTAGGCTCACCTTGAaccagggatgctccagggtcTGTTCTGCATTGGGTCTCCTGTGAACCGACACCATTGGGTGAGAACCACCCAGGCTCAGGGGCTTTGGCCAGGGGAAGAAGGGCAGGAGATTCTGGCTGCCCATGATGCACCCCGGCAGAGCCATGCAGCCAGCCTGCCCTTGGGCACCCCAATGCACAGGGATCCCTGCCCTCCCTTGAGCACAAAGCTCATGCTGAAGGggcaggggatggggaaggggacCCTGCAGCACTCACAGTTTGTCATTGACCAGCACTTTGATGACAAAGCCCTTGGCTTCCCGGGTGAGCCCCTGGAACATCCTCTCCTCAAAGGCCACATTGTAGTTGCGGATGTTCATCAGTGTTGTCTTGTCATTCTCCCCCACAAAGGGGGAGATCCCTGTCAGGCTGCCAAGGAGGAGACACTGTCACTGGGCCATGGGGCTATGGGAAACAGCATGGCAAGTACAGGGAACTGAGGACAGGACCCCAGACCCCATCTTTGAGGTCATGGGGCCATGGGAAACAGCATGGCAAGTACAGGAGACTGAGGACAGGACCTCAGACCTCAGCCCTGCCGCCATGGGGAGGGCAGAGGtaggagcagctgggaaggaggctGAGTCTGTAAGGAGTCATGTGCATGGTCACAGCCTCAGCTCTGGAACTGGTGAGGGGATGGAAAGAGTGTCCCTCCTGTGAAGACACACCAGGGCACTTACCAGAGGTATGCGATAACCCCCACAGGCCTGCAGAGAGGAGAGCACAGTTACTGCACATCACAAGCCCTCCAGGGTGCCCAGTCTCTCCTGGCATAGCAGGGAGCTCATCGACCACCCAAGGGCTACCCTTACCAGATGTCAGTGACGCTGGAGACAGGGGTCTGGTTGACAATCTCAGGGCCCACAAACTCAGGGGTGCCATACTTGCAGTACTGTGGCTCCTCAGATGTCAGCTCTTGCGCGTTGCCGAAGTCACAGATCCGGATCTGCTCGCTGCTCAAATCTGCTATCAGGAGGTTTTCTGGCTACAGgacagtgcagagcagagggaagcttGGCAGGAGGCAGGGGCTTTCCCCAGGGAATGAATGTTCCCTGTCAGCAGGACCACTCCCCATCCAGTGcaccaggagcaggaggcaCCGGGCAGGAGTCTGTAAAGACCCGCACTCACTTTGATGTCCAGGTGCAGGACACTGTGCTGGTGCAGGTAGCAgatcccttccaggacctgcCGCATGTACGACCGGACCTGCAAGAGTTGAAGTGAGGAGAGTGGGCACCCCAAGCATGGGTCAGCTGTACACTGGCCCTGTGCAGAGGAGGATGCGGGCTGTGGCCCCCTTAGTAGCCTGATACAGTGAGCACTACACATCTCTAGGCTGGGACAGACCCCACTGGCCCCAGGATTGCTCCCTTCCACATCACTTCGCTCCCACAGCGTTCGCTCACCTCCGACTCGCACACTGAGGGCTTCCTCACCATTCTGTCCAGCAGCTCTTCTTCAGAGCAGCTGGGCCCCAGTCAAGGAGCATAGAAATTCCATGCTCCATTGTGCCCCACACCCAGCTCCTCTCCACCCACTCTGCCCACCCATTCCCCCCAAAagcctcccctcctcccctgtgCTGTGCACTCATGGAGCAGTGCCCAGAGGATACAGCTCCATGACCACGATGACAGCATTCTTCTTCTCAAAGGCATCATGGAAGAAGACGATGCGCTCGTGGTCCAGCTGAGAGAGAATGTGCAGCTCCCGCCGTGCTGACTGCTTGGCCTTGGTCCTCCCAGGGATGAACTTGGCAGCAAAGTCCAGCCGGGTGCTCTTTTCTGTCACCCTCCGCAGATAGGAGAAAGCCCCCCTGCAATTCAGCAGTGGGGGTAAGGGAGGATAAGAAGGTGGGTGAGCAGGAGACACCCCCCTTCCttgagcagctggcacaggcacccactctgcagggagctgcctgctgcctcAACAGCTCTCAGCGACCATCCACTGAGAGACCCCAAGTCTGGCTTTTCTCTGACCACCCCAGCTCCCCACCCTAAGCTGGCACAGGAGCATCCGTTGACAGCTGAGAGAAGCCCCAGCACACCAGGATCTGGCATATAATGGAGCTCAGTCACCCATGTTGGAGCCCCAGCTCCAACAGCTGGCTCCAGCACCCCACTCCCTGCAGGGCCCCATCTTGCCAGTGGCCACCTACCTCCCAATCTCCTCATGCACATCGTAGTAATCTGTCAGGCGTCGTGCCTTGTTCAGTGCATCCTCCTCCATGGTGGCATCAGcagtgggctgggctgggagaaggaaaggggTGGCAGGGGGCAAGCCAGACACGTAGGCTCTGCCCTCAGGGGCTGGGGAGCCAATCAGCCATACCTGCCCGCACgaccagctctgctttgcaggAGACCTCCCCAGCCAGGTTCTTGGCCGTGCAGGTGTAGACACCACTGTCAGGCTCggcagcacccagcaccaccagcgaGCACTCACTATCCTCATATACGAAGCTCAGGTGGctgctctcctccagcagctccccatccTGGGGGTGGCAGGGATGTTGGGGGTGTCCTGTCTCATCCCT from Corvus hawaiiensis isolate bCorHaw1 chromosome 7, bCorHaw1.pri.cur, whole genome shotgun sequence encodes the following:
- the SPEG gene encoding striated muscle preferentially expressed protein kinase isoform X3 yields the protein MHRAQGRSSMSRAGGEPRAAPPSPGIPPKRAKVTAEPGPPEEDSARLAAPCFVRKLKNAAIGTGCDIRLRVVVVGNPRPSLRWYRNEEQLAQGGEEYGTLWIRDSKKEDAGVYTCVAENEQGEAMTSAVLAIIDMEDSETGEDESSDPQVTQRSDLQDETAFSTPTGGSDTLVDTSMNTTPTSVLALSQAEERSSWSGSQQTVVEKETDASLSARGPYLRPTAWLQPQGTPSSIPQGGYRRDDLHRGPVSPKPGAEPPRSPAALPLTAKPPIVRSPSPRAGTCLQPPAGIVPQPAARGPGVPSFTPVTPRKKSSVPVEYQDIVPEEYEEKIKKPKSSGYSQGSTQESRPQTPMSDTSGRISVRASPKLVRAGSRIFERLQYFEERQRSLEQDSPFPAHSNLPLRKTRSFDQPGTGLRRASTPGGSREDLREGGRWEPGSTAACRRLAFRQKAASFDERGKFANRVYAIEHKFAEELTRIKRTVSKQQLRRSQELCKAGLPPAPSPSVSSEPPAPRAPRTSSSQGTGGRKALPPKSCPPAESTHVIQHLALSSVVLVGPDGEPEPGGQRGKRAPVGGGGAAGQPSSVEDAGARKGLQQEGTGEVKKKEQWPLAQATPHGRVALSQAGPAEGSPYPDGGPARGPGALSEALAARLAVPYGLYRRPETPTEVRFLPWAKPGMEQEARLERSWAGQHGVGREVERRQMKVSEKKESGRMAQEGRSTRSKGKGRRARPTSPELESSDDSYVSAGEDPLEAPIFEIPIQDMAVVVGAEVLLKCIVTANPQPEVSWRKDGVPLRSSTTRPIKAEGERHTLLVRSARVADAGLYTVTAANEVGATCCSAILSVRPAPAVERHGNLPATVGQASPITSDEEYLSPLEEFPESGTPQHRPAMKLQPRAEHGAAHGSPETTFKAAPTFEVSLSDQSVLEGQDVSMSVRVRGEPKPIIYWLRNRQPVKYGRRHHVEEAEGVRGLFTLHILAAEHTDTGFYTCKAVNEYGTKQCEAKLEVRARPECQSLAIVVPLQDLVVGAGEMAVFECMVAGPPDMDVDWLSRGRLLQPALLKCKMHFDGRKCKLLLTSVHEDDSGIYTCKLSTAKDELTCSARLTVQPSMQPLFTRKLEDVDVVEGRTARFVCMISGSPPPTVTWTHFGRPVQEGENVRIQQDGGLHSLVIVHVGSEDEGQYKATARNTHGHVECSAELYVEEPRPSAASQISKLEKMPSIPEEPEQVETEAECFTMPDFLKPLHNLDVVESKEAMLECQVAGMPYPSITWYHNGSRIDSTDDRKMMQYKDIHRLVFTAVRHEHAGVYKSVIANKVGKATCYAHLYVTDVVPTPPDGPPTVASVTGRAITLTWNKPKWLDTAIDPNSVTYVVQMQVLGTMQWVVLVTGVRDTTYTVHRLTKGAQYLFRVITATPKTNSKPSPPVGPVQLLDRGPYLEEAPVILDKPDVVYVVEGQPASITITINHVEATVTWKRGGQVLGELEGTCEMMMPDDDQHCLRLLCVGRGAVGLLACEVSNCHGTAHCTLRLRLAEAPRFESIMEDIDAQEGETPRFAVVVEGKPLPAIMWYKDGELLEESSHLSFVYEDSECSLVVLGAAEPDSGVYTCTAKNLAGEVSCKAELVVRAAQPTADATMEEDALNKARRLTDYYDVHEEIGRGAFSYLRRVTEKSTRLDFAAKFIPGRTKAKQSARRELHILSQLDHERIVFFHDAFEKKNAVIVVMELCSEEELLDRMVRKPSVCESEVRSYMRQVLEGICYLHQHSVLHLDIKPENLLIADLSSEQIRICDFGNAQELTSEEPQYCKYGTPEFVGPEIVNQTPVSSVTDIWPVGVIAYLCLTGISPFVGENDKTTLMNIRNYNVAFEERMFQGLTREAKGFVIKVLVNDKLRPNAEQTLEHPWFKTLAKGKVISTDHLKLFISRRKWQRSQISYKCNMVLRPIPELLEDTSNHLSIAVPRHLKESPALSSSSDSDDLDELPFIPMPHQVEFSGSRMSLNEIPTDDETIGTSERLQPEGDVLAMEWQSQGTGKPGVALGKRPRGAGPRRPCAEVEAPGSSDEEAPEAQKRPEYPRKAMRKGSSLESPGSARRGELKRGGSADSALLLQQLSRTEEGAEVVRDPRRALAKAASMELPRRKVAWGEDDHAQRLELMRQRLLRGSSGDSKVSGLRGPLLETLGVSPDKKVSRSAWLEAPAVPRLVRAASSEATSPRLLPTECRLQKSSSFSHGDAEPVVRHRRSGAPLEIPVACLEAQRLKESPSLSALSDARPTVPPDTPSTPTPSPADITVPQAPPAKAASGRRRIPEERGPPGSSKAATTTGKKPMDRGQEEKTPTKAAGPSGEGAARTGAPTPPQPTTLGPQTHIKSSYAKMMQAMGAMPGGEPATEEPPPTTNEPPPNVKETPPASPAKPPTPAPASRREVKPTGSSSSLVIQDIDSEEVFEAKFKRGRESSLTRGLKLLTRSRSEDRHLAGPPVSDEGIYRPTPAGVPLELRKDRPTGLAAKSKSVQDLHEVEKDGGFFRRMSILLKRTPPAERKKSMGEDGGSETPSGGRRFSWSMALASSRERRDSESLKSEPGGGGESESPAVAVRRKISATMERVSARLRSVSDERPDGEGPRELRRTSSEGESLRPGPAPAPAPSSESLRSEVSTGSSASVKGGGDSQKRSRWERWGLSRGKKEKMASQPSIPSSLLQEEGLAAGRPHTPSESDFPPIFHIKLKDQVLLEGEALTLCCLPAGSPAPRILWMKDKRSLQPDSGLNVVSCKDGRQMLTIAKVSRKDAGLYECAAANILGTAISSCTLAVARLPGRPGTPEIPQKYKNTVLVLWKPAESKAPCTYTLERRLDGEHEWKIVSTGIADCYFNVTELPPGSTAKFRVACVNKAGQGPYSNPSVKVHLEAADARAAPAKDVAVPIPEKVASSRSTQTAEEQLEPVATGAPPTTPPRKHKGVVQKAAGAEQEGALPGVLPPPAPHEEGMPPDPELPPNITVYMPPELMFTPPQTVASPHTDTPTHGSPMPPMDTSPLPQALSPSKSPTISPVSTTPSSAPTPNTTPARKMPPYMVTSFISMPPTSPPVLEPTTTPPSSKEPPAASEVRGGKDSTALRQGVPQKPYTFLDEKARGRFGVIRLCKENATGKHFMAKIVPYEAERKQSVLQEYEILKALHHERIMALHEAYITPRYLVLICENCAGKEILYSIVDRFRYSEDDVVSYVLQLLQGLEYLHGRRIVHLDIKPDNIIVSGTNALKIIDFGSAQTYNPLVLRQLGRRAGTLEYMSPEVVKGDPVGSAADVWGVGVLTYIMLSGRSPFFELDPIETENRILAGRFDAFKLYPNVSQTAALFIRKVLTVHPWSRPTVKDCFANAWLQDAYLMKLRRQTLTFTTNRLKEFLVDHQRRRGEAVTKHKVLLRSYQGGQPPGPQ